From Bacillota bacterium:
AGGAAGGTCAGGTCCGCTTCCAGCAGCTTGCGGACGGCCGGATTGTCCTCCTGTTCCACGCGGCTTTTCAGGAACCGCTTGTTGTCCTCAAAGTTCTCACGGGAATTCAGGCAGCACATCCCAATCTCCGCCATGCCCTTCAACACGGTCATCAAGGCGTAGATCCGCGCCGAGACGCTGGCTTCGGACAATACGGAAATGTTGCTGGGCTTGATGATAAAATATACCAGCTCGCCGTGGCCGTAGGTCTGCAGGCTGTAGTCGGTGATGGCTCTGGTGTTGATGAGCTGCCGCGTGGCCTGCCTTTGCTTCTGCTCGTTTTTTTCTTTTCTGCTCATTTGCCCACCCGCTTTCCGTCCGGTTCCCAATGGTCGCCGGATTGCAGCCGCCATTCGTAGAACTGCTGTCCGGTCAGGAAAAAGGCGCAGGCATAGCGGATAAAGTCAAGGATGCTGGTGTCGTCAAATCGAATGGTCAAAAAGGCGTAGAGAGCCGTCGCCACGATGGGAAGCAAAAAGCCAAGCTGCGCCAGTGCGAAAACAGAGATAAGGCAACCGATACCGATCACGCCGATGTCCCGGAGCTGCCACAGCCACAGCACCGCCTTGGATTTCAAATTGTCGGGGTAAATATACACTTTTCAGCCCTCCTTATAATTTCATACTCATGCCGGGAGCGGGCGCGTCCTCCGGCTCCTGTTCCATTGGCCTGGGATAATAGGAAACGTTGGCCGTCCCGATATTCTTCATAAGCGCTTCGGCCTTGGCCGCCGCTTCCTCATAAGTGTCGAAGGTTATGGGCTTTCCGTCCGATTTGAGCCAGGCTTCCGCCGCGCCGCAGACGGAGGCCGCGCTTCTTTTCGCCCATATTCCGTATTTTTTCATATCCTTCACTCCCGTCATTTCAATTTCGCCGATGTGTTTAATCGGGACACCGAGCCTTTCGGCCTCCGCGATCTCACGCCGCATGCCCTCGGATATCCAGCCGCCGAAGACCCACAGTTCGGAGCATAAGGCAAGGAGCTGCAGCCCCATTTTGATCCCCAGCTCCCGTTCTTCCGGATTCGCTTCGCAGAGGAATCTCGGCATCAGCAAATGGGGAGCCAGAGGGATAACGCCGTGTTCCGCGGCGTAGCGGCAGTATTTTATTGCCATCCGGGTGTTGTATTCGATATCTCCGGCATAGGGCGAGGCAATATAGACCAGCTTCTTATCCGTCATTTCGCCTCCACCGCCCTTGCCACCGTCCTTGTCATGTTGAACGCTGTTTGGGCGGCGTACACGGTGCTCATCAGATTGCCCCTGGTGGAGGTGTCCAGCCCGAATTGCCCCGCGATCCTTGGCACCTCCGAGGCCGCCAGCATCAGGCCGAGGCCTAAAAGCATGCTGCTGTTGAACACCATGAGCCCCGCGATGAGAATGGTGGACTGCAAAAACGCGGTGAGGCACAAGCCCACCACCTGCTTGCACCAGCTTACGAAGCCGTCAATATAGCCGCGGGGAATGCTGAACATGTACAGGCTCCCCACGGCGATCTGGATCAGCAGAATGCCGCCGCGTTTCAGATTGGCAAAGAACACCTTGATCACCGCGTAGCCCATGAGGATGACGCAGAATAGCCCCATGATGGGGTTGAATCCGAAGCCGCCGACATTGGCGAGGGCGGCAAGCGTCATGGCGCTGATCCCGCCGTTGGCAAGACCGGTGATGCCCGATGTAAAGCTGCCCTGCAGGGTTATCGCCAGCTTGTATAACTCCACCGGGACAACGGTAAACAGTCCGACCGCCATAAATCCCTTAAAGGCGTTAAGAGCTGCGTCTTTGACGCTGCCGCGTCCGGACTGGTATTCAATGGCGCACTCGAAGGCGGAGACCACCAGCCCCATCACATAAAGCGCCCACGCGAGATAAGAGAAGAACAGCACGACAGCCTGCACCCAGCTCATCTCAAACAACTCGGCGCCCATGTTGCCCATCATGGAGAAAAACTCACCGAGAAATCCGACAATCTGCGCATATATCCAGTCCATGATCTGCCCCAGCACAAGGTCGGCGGCAAAATCCCATATAAACATTGGGCGTGTCACTCCTTTCCCGAAAAGCGGAGAGCCTGCTTTTACACAGGCTCCCGCGCATCATTTTACAGTTGTCACATGCCAAGGATGCTCCAGATGTATAAGGGGGCCGTTAACATAAACACAAGGGTTGCGAACAGGATCGCCGGCGCCGCCCATTCAAACTGCCCGTGTTTGCGGTAGTCGAAGTACGCCATTCCCAGCTTGGCGAAGAAAAACACGGCCAGGATCAGGTCGATGGCGGGGAACACCACCTTGTTGACCACGGTTTTGATCTGCGCGGACGCGTCTTTCCACGTCCCTTCAATCGC
This genomic window contains:
- a CDS encoding DUF4406 domain-containing protein encodes the protein MTDKKLVYIASPYAGDIEYNTRMAIKYCRYAAEHGVIPLAPHLLMPRFLCEANPEERELGIKMGLQLLALCSELWVFGGWISEGMRREIAEAERLGVPIKHIGEIEMTGVKDMKKYGIWAKRSAASVCGAAEAWLKSDGKPITFDTYEEAAAKAEALMKNIGTANVSYYPRPMEQEPEDAPAPGMSMKL
- a CDS encoding DUF3852 domain-containing protein, which codes for MKKTKKLLLVFCLILVLTGIFCVTAYADPTGDVAGAIEGTWKDASAQIKTVVNKVVFPAIDLILAVFFFAKLGMAYFDYRKHGQFEWAAPAILFATLVFMLTAPLYIWSILGM